From the Leptospira biflexa serovar Patoc strain 'Patoc 1 (Paris)' genome, one window contains:
- a CDS encoding SH3 domain-containing protein, whose protein sequence is MNKKYLIIFFTLTTILFCKKPNHNSTISKDKEESKNEYSEYKKNIASKLIIRDKPDLSGKQIGYLNKCDLVKFISEEENIIKIDDLEFPFYKIQTLDGITGYAYGGYLWDTSLTPESDFYKLKYVLNKSPFNILGKWKQYPEDEKQLNYYYIFTKDTVTLDYYFPPEEETDFTPSQDPHEYAKGPYTYDGCCEINVPLISGKILKFNVVKFKGETTLMANCFIFDSKLKEELSDLK, encoded by the coding sequence ATGAATAAGAAATATTTAATTATTTTCTTTACTCTAACTACAATACTTTTCTGTAAAAAACCCAATCATAACTCAACTATTAGTAAGGATAAAGAAGAAAGTAAAAATGAATATTCTGAATATAAAAAAAACATCGCTTCAAAATTAATTATAAGAGACAAACCGGATCTTTCTGGAAAACAAATTGGATATCTGAATAAATGTGATCTAGTCAAATTTATATCAGAGGAGGAAAACATCATTAAAATTGATGATTTAGAGTTCCCTTTCTATAAAATACAAACTCTTGATGGAATTACCGGCTATGCATACGGAGGTTATTTATGGGATACTTCCTTAACTCCAGAAAGCGACTTTTATAAATTAAAATATGTTCTTAACAAATCTCCTTTCAATATTCTAGGTAAGTGGAAACAATATCCTGAAGATGAAAAACAGCTTAATTATTATTATATATTCACAAAAGATACTGTAACTTTGGATTATTATTTTCCTCCAGAAGAAGAAACTGACTTCACACCTAGCCAGGATCCACATGAATATGCAAAAGGTCCATATACTTACGATGGTTGTTGTGAAATTAATGTTCCATTGATTAGTGGAAAAATTCTTAAATTTAATGTTGTCAAATTTAAAGGTGAAACTACTCTTATGGCGAATTGTTTTATCTTTGATTCAAAATTAAAGGAAGAATTATCCGATTTGAAATAG
- a CDS encoding steroid Delta-isomerase codes for MNKADRIEIIENQLIAYNNKDIEKFLTYWDQNAKIYLHPNTLIANGIQEIKERHLMRFQEPDLSAELISRKAYSEKIVDFEIVTRNLPEGKAILDVLAIYEIENNFITKAWFLIGEPIYI; via the coding sequence ATGAACAAAGCAGATAGAATTGAAATAATAGAAAATCAGTTAATAGCATATAATAACAAAGATATTGAAAAATTCCTCACATACTGGGATCAAAATGCCAAAATTTACCTTCATCCAAATACTTTAATCGCAAACGGAATACAGGAAATAAAGGAAAGACATCTAATGCGGTTCCAGGAGCCAGACCTATCTGCGGAGCTTATTTCAAGAAAAGCTTATTCCGAAAAAATTGTAGATTTTGAAATAGTTACAAGGAATTTACCGGAAGGAAAAGCTATACTAGATGTTCTAGCCATTTATGAAATTGAAAATAACTTCATTACAAAAGCTTGGTTCCTCATCGGAGAACCTATTTATATTTAA
- a CDS encoding class I SAM-dependent methyltransferase, whose translation METYDKIGFNYNKTRNADPRIASIIEKSLHLNENNLKLLDVGAGTGNYSKFFYSKGYDVTALEPSEVMIAQALENNNIKWIKGTAEHIDIQNNSFDGVFSVLASHHFNNLQLAISEINRTLKSKHFAVIFTADPSVVSKKSWLYDYFKIVFEKAISNYINIENFRSLIESTANTHVEIIDYPLPDNLVDNFFASGWKNPSLYLDQNFISGISPLVSLETNTLNQIQKKLENDLKNGTWNSKFGRILEENYFDGGYRFLVWQKP comes from the coding sequence ATGGAAACTTACGATAAAATCGGTTTTAATTATAATAAAACAAGAAACGCTGATCCCAGAATTGCTTCTATTATCGAAAAAAGCCTACACCTAAACGAAAATAACCTTAAGTTATTGGATGTCGGGGCTGGAACCGGAAACTATTCAAAATTCTTCTATTCAAAGGGATATGATGTTACTGCACTTGAGCCTTCAGAGGTTATGATTGCTCAAGCTTTAGAAAACAATAACATTAAATGGATAAAAGGAACTGCTGAACACATCGACATTCAAAATAATTCATTTGATGGTGTTTTTTCTGTTCTCGCTTCCCATCATTTCAATAATCTTCAATTAGCCATTTCGGAAATAAATCGAACGTTAAAATCTAAACATTTTGCCGTCATTTTTACTGCTGATCCTTCCGTTGTTAGCAAAAAATCTTGGCTATATGATTACTTTAAAATTGTTTTTGAAAAAGCTATTTCCAATTACATTAATATTGAAAATTTTAGATCCCTCATTGAATCCACTGCGAATACACATGTTGAAATAATTGATTATCCTCTTCCAGATAATCTTGTGGATAACTTCTTTGCTTCCGGGTGGAAAAACCCTTCACTCTATCTTGATCAAAATTTCATATCTGGAATTTCACCACTTGTTAGTTTAGAAACAAATACATTAAACCAAATTCAAAAAAAACTTGAAAATGATTTAAAGAATGGAACTTGGAATAGTAAATTCGGACGAATTCTAGAAGAAAACTATTTTGATGGCGGCTATAGATTTTTAGTTTGGCAAAAACCTTAA
- a CDS encoding zf-TFIIB domain-containing protein — MKCPRCLNNLHLLKNSEMKTYHCMSCDGIFINTKQLDRIKFNSLYLKIDEIKNNTANRLNLKCSNCNKPFLQFSYPFNENNLILDYCNNCECLWLDYEEKYFLTLKEKIGGYLDPSLNSNKKFELNQNFEKELIKSIQTKRNDSNRKILIKSSSFNIYNIITIASILIIATSLIFLLNSQNPIDSFQSLISRSGGNRRSYRYLPLKGFFYHTSFLNLIYTSFFFLTFTYLLRKIFKPVEFIAMIFLSQYLGFFFISRQIEIQSLSGNLPAVSSLIAFYSAYFSLDTFTIFFKNRLQWLPPIITILVNPKMYFIIWLISISIICLVANQKEILSLCIGGAITGIFFGYLKFNDILEKFIYYK; from the coding sequence ATGAAATGCCCACGATGCCTAAATAATTTACACTTATTAAAAAATTCAGAAATGAAAACTTACCATTGTATGAGTTGCGATGGAATTTTTATAAATACAAAACAATTAGATAGAATTAAATTCAATTCATTATACTTAAAAATCGATGAAATTAAAAATAATACTGCGAATAGACTTAATCTTAAATGTAGTAATTGTAATAAGCCATTTCTTCAGTTTTCTTACCCTTTCAATGAAAATAATCTAATTTTAGATTACTGCAACAACTGTGAATGTCTATGGCTTGATTATGAAGAAAAATATTTCTTAACTTTAAAAGAGAAAATCGGAGGCTACCTCGACCCAAGTCTCAATTCTAATAAAAAATTTGAATTGAATCAAAATTTTGAGAAAGAACTTATTAAAAGCATTCAAACAAAAAGAAATGATAGCAATCGAAAAATTCTCATCAAATCCAGTTCTTTCAATATTTACAATATCATAACTATTGCTTCTATTTTGATTATAGCGACCTCGCTTATATTTCTACTAAACTCTCAAAATCCTATCGATTCTTTCCAATCTTTGATAAGCAGAAGCGGAGGAAATCGTAGGAGTTATAGGTATTTACCATTAAAAGGCTTTTTCTATCATACGAGCTTTCTAAATCTAATATATACATCTTTCTTTTTTCTAACATTTACTTACTTATTAAGAAAAATTTTTAAACCAGTAGAATTTATTGCGATGATATTTTTGTCTCAGTACCTCGGATTCTTTTTTATTTCCAGGCAAATTGAAATTCAATCCTTATCGGGAAACCTTCCAGCTGTATCTAGTTTAATTGCCTTTTATTCTGCTTACTTTTCTCTCGATACATTTACTATATTTTTCAAAAATAGACTTCAATGGCTTCCCCCAATAATAACTATACTTGTAAATCCTAAAATGTATTTTATCATTTGGTTAATATCTATTTCTATCATTTGTTTAGTAGCTAACCAAAAAGAGATCCTATCTCTCTGCATTGGCGGAGCTATTACTGGAATCTTTTTTGGATATTTAAAATTTAATGATATCTTAGAAAAGTTTATATATTATAAATAA
- a CDS encoding adenylate/guanylate cyclase domain-containing protein, protein MNKRVLKDNEPTVVNEHLKVLEKTQIGISELQSGLNETKKDISESFSECVIMFVDLVDSTSFKQSHNESDWILRLKIFVDVISEYANGLGGKVVKVIGDEVMISFTRAEQNNDALNFAMRLSDIENSLEQLTGFPTKIKIALDSGKVCFIKYVGHETPDPQGLPVDRCARISKYCTPSSILTSEYQYLKFDHKDIWKFAGKPELKGLGRVSIYQLGNLSISAQDTKTISLQEYKLLKESEAENIQLKEYNKKLQEQIKLLGNRPNPDASITGDNVTAWENIKAEIEDIKILISTTPGSSIQFARFLFLNSINEKEEYNKFAGKFFDELIQANLVFSRDKNSWYELNQENKRNKKIIEKLEVLEEYLIEYTREFGEHDSDDLFDYSIKDSEFWKKYFGYRVVA, encoded by the coding sequence ATGAACAAACGAGTTTTAAAAGATAACGAACCTACAGTAGTTAATGAACATTTGAAAGTATTAGAAAAGACTCAAATTGGTATTAGCGAACTACAGTCAGGTCTTAATGAAACAAAAAAAGATATTTCTGAAAGCTTTTCTGAATGTGTAATTATGTTTGTGGATCTTGTTGATTCTACATCGTTTAAGCAAAGCCATAATGAATCAGATTGGATCCTTAGACTAAAAATCTTTGTCGATGTAATTTCTGAGTATGCTAATGGATTAGGAGGAAAAGTAGTTAAAGTTATTGGTGACGAAGTAATGATTTCGTTTACTCGCGCAGAACAAAATAACGATGCCTTAAATTTTGCAATGCGTCTCAGTGATATTGAAAATTCTCTTGAACAATTGACAGGATTTCCAACTAAAATTAAGATCGCATTAGATTCTGGCAAAGTTTGTTTTATTAAATATGTTGGACATGAAACACCTGATCCGCAGGGATTACCTGTAGATAGGTGTGCACGTATTTCGAAATACTGTACTCCTAGTTCAATTTTAACTTCAGAATATCAATATTTGAAATTTGATCATAAAGATATCTGGAAATTTGCAGGAAAGCCAGAATTAAAAGGACTAGGACGAGTTTCGATTTATCAGCTCGGAAATCTTTCCATATCTGCTCAAGATACCAAAACGATTAGCCTTCAAGAATATAAATTATTAAAAGAGTCCGAAGCAGAAAACATTCAACTAAAAGAATATAACAAAAAACTCCAAGAGCAAATAAAGTTGTTGGGCAATAGACCTAATCCAGATGCTTCTATTACTGGTGACAATGTTACAGCTTGGGAAAATATCAAGGCAGAAATAGAAGATATAAAAATTCTAATTTCAACTACTCCTGGCTCATCTATTCAGTTTGCAAGATTTCTATTTCTAAATTCCATAAATGAGAAAGAGGAATATAATAAATTTGCGGGAAAATTTTTTGACGAACTAATTCAAGCAAACCTTGTATTTTCTAGGGATAAAAATTCTTGGTATGAACTAAATCAAGAAAATAAACGAAATAAAAAAATCATCGAAAAGTTAGAGGTTCTGGAAGAATACCTGATTGAATACACTAGGGAATTTGGTGAACATGATTCCGATGATCTCTTTGACTATTCAATAAAAGACTCTGAATTTTGGAAAAAATATTTCGGATATAGAGTTGTTGCATAA
- a CDS encoding LBF_2127 family putative lipoprotein, giving the protein MKKFITICLITLTSTSCNVDIRQLPSPSLINDNLDSNNKNIINIREFKILNNDLAEIESAWRYIFISFLKKDIPLQNKYVINENKNENQDSYFLDIKIQPILTEKRNYWWSLPIIYPVTIFWPIHFREISYTINTEYSIYKNEYLIFHDKFAISDSINTYFYGLTRTSIFEEFIEIRNLKVIEKCISEISLHLYQY; this is encoded by the coding sequence ATGAAAAAATTCATAACCATTTGTCTTATAACTTTGACTTCAACAAGCTGCAATGTTGATATAAGGCAATTGCCTAGCCCGTCGTTAATAAACGATAACCTAGACTCAAATAATAAGAATATTATCAACATCAGAGAGTTCAAAATACTTAATAATGACCTAGCTGAAATTGAAAGTGCATGGAGATACATATTTATTTCATTCCTTAAAAAGGATATTCCTTTGCAAAATAAATATGTTATTAATGAAAATAAGAATGAAAACCAGGATTCCTATTTTCTAGATATCAAAATCCAACCAATTCTTACAGAAAAAAGAAATTATTGGTGGAGTTTACCAATAATATATCCTGTAACAATTTTCTGGCCTATTCATTTTAGAGAAATTTCTTATACAATTAATACAGAATATTCAATTTATAAAAATGAATACCTTATATTTCATGACAAATTTGCGATAAGTGACAGTATTAATACCTACTTCTATGGATTAACCAGAACTTCCATTTTCGAAGAATTTATTGAAATAAGAAACTTAAAGGTCATAGAAAAATGTATTTCAGAAATTTCATTACATCTCTATCAATACTAA
- a CDS encoding GDCCVxC domain-containing (seleno)protein: protein MEIITLSTITCPECGFRKKEEMPINACQHFYTCDSCLYYMKPKNGDCCVFCSFGTVKCPPKQIEGCC, encoded by the coding sequence ATGGAAATAATTACATTATCAACTATAACTTGTCCAGAGTGCGGGTTTAGAAAGAAAGAAGAGATGCCTATAAATGCATGCCAACATTTTTATACATGTGATAGTTGTTTGTATTACATGAAGCCTAAGAATGGCGATTGCTGTGTATTTTGTTCTTTTGGAACAGTGAAATGTCCTCCGAAACAAATTGAAGGATGTTGTTAA
- the merTP gene encoding mercuric transport protein MerTP, whose amino-acid sequence MYKIFNDFRIQVSAGFLLAISSSLCCVSPIVGVIGGFSGIASTFSWLEPYRSFLIILSMVIFSLLWYNLITKSKKSDLDCDCERSIFNRFFYSKIYLTFVTILSLFLFLFPNYSSILKSVNEVKGKLESEHLVVAEFVISGMTCVGCEYSVNTALVELTGVLKVTSDYKKGVTQIVYDKRKVGIQEFKDIIQNKVGYKVINIKGERKWK is encoded by the coding sequence ATGTACAAGATATTTAACGATTTTAGGATTCAAGTGAGTGCTGGTTTTTTATTAGCGATATCTTCTTCATTATGCTGTGTTTCTCCTATTGTTGGAGTAATTGGAGGATTCTCTGGAATTGCTTCGACTTTCTCATGGTTAGAACCTTATCGATCATTTTTGATAATACTATCTATGGTAATATTTAGTTTACTATGGTATAATCTTATTACTAAATCCAAAAAATCTGATTTGGATTGTGATTGCGAAAGAAGTATCTTCAATCGTTTTTTTTACAGTAAAATATACTTAACTTTTGTCACGATTCTCAGTTTGTTTTTATTTCTATTTCCAAATTATAGTTCAATTTTGAAATCAGTAAATGAAGTAAAAGGAAAATTAGAAAGTGAACACTTGGTAGTTGCCGAATTTGTGATATCAGGTATGACATGCGTTGGTTGCGAATATAGTGTGAATACTGCTTTAGTGGAATTAACTGGAGTTTTAAAAGTAACTTCGGATTATAAGAAGGGAGTTACACAAATAGTATATGATAAAAGAAAAGTCGGTATTCAAGAATTTAAGGATATTATACAGAATAAAGTTGGATATAAAGTAATAAATATAAAAGGTGAACGAAAATGGAAATAA
- a CDS encoding MerR family transcriptional regulator: MHIGEFSRICKISKESIRYYEKEGLLKGSRKENNYRVYSKKDIRVVELINSLKNSGFTLFEIRSFLNLYDSDSKCKEVQIKLENKLLIIKDRISELISIQEKLNKSILECEDNPNKKFCNIVSSSHL, translated from the coding sequence ATGCATATCGGAGAGTTTTCAAGAATTTGCAAAATATCAAAGGAATCCATTCGATACTATGAAAAAGAAGGACTTTTGAAAGGGTCTAGAAAGGAGAATAATTATCGAGTTTACTCTAAAAAAGATATACGCGTAGTCGAATTGATCAATTCTCTTAAAAATTCTGGATTTACACTTTTTGAAATTAGAAGTTTTTTAAATTTATATGACTCGGATTCCAAATGCAAAGAAGTTCAAATTAAACTAGAAAACAAATTACTTATCATAAAAGACAGAATTTCTGAACTTATTTCTATTCAGGAAAAGCTTAATAAATCTATCCTAGAATGTGAAGACAATCCCAATAAAAAATTCTGCAATATTGTCTCAAGTTCCCATTTATAG
- a CDS encoding DUF4209 domain-containing protein gives MNIINFLNDLIADSIDQINEKVLERLKECSLEEKYELEIIKNITTLVLTPDNKTQLYSPKFVLQSFRSAILEDFQENELNFLKIILDHVENRILKARIADIIWIISNPREIKFAITAIENYIEFCETFEAINGEALNIWKRSFQLAESTNKPEFIIKIKENIYKLFQSTISDANFYHLKASKILLSSEENKNKIIEILNALENIAYSKQQENYFLSISILEEISSYHKFNKDLTKFSDYQLEIFNIYQKEINKLENNQNSSYFQIRTILESSIATLRKIPRKQRKRLNVDELLKNTFQEYTEVRIESTSELKSISNFVDLSEVITSCRNAISNKSKSQAFKIFVNIINFPNLDNLERIAKLNLKKNPLLSIFSEENIANDGRVISRANRNLTSEMIRLHLENINLNVQAYIFPALGILNLEHNYTEIDISKYIHLSPLIPFGKHNILAHGLTFGFLKDFSTSLHILTPLLENIIRFQLQLHNVKTTTLDPEGIETEVGLSKLMEKKEIIDIFGKELKFEIEALFSSNLGPNLRNQIAHGLANASLLNSTYSIYGWWLILKIIVNSNPEFYRDDSA, from the coding sequence ATGAATATAATTAATTTTCTCAATGATCTGATCGCTGATTCAATAGATCAAATAAATGAAAAAGTATTGGAAAGACTAAAAGAATGCAGCCTAGAGGAAAAATATGAATTAGAAATAATAAAAAATATTACTACTCTCGTCTTAACTCCAGATAACAAAACGCAACTTTATTCACCTAAATTCGTTCTACAAAGTTTTCGCTCTGCTATATTGGAAGATTTTCAGGAAAACGAACTAAATTTTTTAAAAATTATATTGGATCATGTCGAAAATAGAATATTAAAAGCACGTATAGCAGATATTATTTGGATTATATCAAATCCAAGGGAAATAAAATTTGCTATTACTGCAATTGAAAACTATATCGAATTTTGTGAAACATTTGAAGCCATAAATGGTGAAGCATTAAATATTTGGAAACGTTCATTTCAACTAGCGGAATCAACGAACAAACCTGAATTTATAATTAAAATAAAAGAAAATATTTACAAGTTATTTCAATCTACAATATCTGATGCAAATTTCTATCATCTAAAAGCATCCAAAATCCTTCTATCTTCCGAAGAAAATAAAAACAAAATTATCGAAATTTTAAATGCACTAGAAAATATAGCCTACTCCAAACAGCAAGAAAACTATTTTCTATCTATTTCGATTTTAGAAGAAATTTCTTCTTACCATAAATTCAATAAAGACTTAACCAAATTTTCAGACTACCAATTGGAAATTTTTAATATTTATCAAAAAGAAATAAATAAATTAGAAAATAATCAGAATTCATCATATTTTCAAATTCGAACAATCTTAGAATCTTCTATAGCCACACTAAGAAAAATTCCAAGGAAGCAAAGAAAAAGACTTAACGTTGACGAATTACTAAAAAACACATTCCAAGAATATACTGAAGTAAGAATCGAATCTACATCAGAATTAAAATCTATTTCCAATTTCGTTGATTTATCAGAAGTAATAACATCTTGTAGAAATGCAATTTCAAATAAATCCAAGTCTCAGGCATTCAAAATATTCGTTAACATTATAAATTTTCCAAATTTGGATAATCTGGAACGTATTGCTAAATTAAATTTAAAGAAAAACCCATTATTATCTATATTCTCAGAAGAAAATATTGCTAATGATGGAAGAGTAATTTCAAGAGCAAATCGAAATTTAACAAGCGAGATGATACGATTACATCTTGAAAATATAAACTTGAACGTTCAAGCTTATATATTTCCTGCTCTAGGTATACTTAACTTAGAACACAATTATACTGAGATAGATATTTCGAAATATATACACCTATCACCTCTGATCCCATTCGGAAAACACAATATTTTAGCACATGGATTAACCTTTGGTTTCTTAAAAGATTTTTCTACTTCCTTACATATATTAACACCACTGCTTGAAAATATTATTAGGTTTCAACTTCAACTTCATAATGTAAAAACAACCACCTTAGACCCAGAAGGCATTGAAACAGAAGTCGGTTTAAGTAAATTAATGGAAAAGAAAGAAATAATAGATATCTTTGGAAAAGAACTAAAATTTGAAATCGAAGCCTTATTCAGTAGCAATTTAGGTCCAAATCTAAGAAATCAAATTGCACATGGTCTTGCTAATGCATCATTATTAAATTCAACTTATTCAATTTACGGCTGGTGGCTAATACTTAAAATCATAGTAAATAGTAACCCTGAATTTTACCGCGACGACAGCGCATAA
- a CDS encoding type II toxin-antitoxin system HigB family toxin: MDDFIAKHPNSESSLKSWFKIIKNTHFKDFNELKKVFNSVDQVGKFTVFNISGNHFRLIAAIHFNRQKVFVRNILTHSEYDKGKWKRENL; this comes from the coding sequence TTGGATGATTTCATTGCAAAACACCCTAATTCTGAATCTTCATTAAAAAGCTGGTTTAAAATCATTAAAAATACACATTTTAAGGACTTTAATGAATTGAAGAAAGTTTTCAATTCCGTGGACCAAGTTGGAAAATTTACAGTTTTTAATATAAGCGGAAATCACTTTCGATTGATTGCTGCTATTCATTTCAATAGGCAAAAAGTTTTTGTAAGAAACATTTTAACACATTCTGAATATGATAAAGGTAAATGGAAAAGGGAAAATTTATGA
- a CDS encoding helix-turn-helix domain-containing protein, producing the protein MILEIEKVKNVWDDVKDILSVPHTDKQYKKLVKVLDELIDEVGNNEKHQLAPLLETVGNLIEEYENDHFIQPNAEPIQVLKFLMQENSLTQKDLNILGSQGVVSEILNEKRELNVRQIKALAEKFNVSPSVFI; encoded by the coding sequence ATGATTCTAGAAATTGAAAAAGTTAAGAATGTTTGGGATGATGTTAAAGATATTCTCTCTGTACCTCATACTGATAAACAATATAAAAAATTAGTTAAGGTTCTTGATGAACTAATTGATGAAGTTGGAAATAATGAAAAACATCAATTAGCTCCGCTTCTTGAAACTGTAGGTAATTTGATTGAAGAATATGAAAATGATCATTTCATACAACCTAATGCTGAACCTATCCAAGTCTTAAAGTTCCTTATGCAAGAAAATAGTTTAACTCAAAAAGATCTAAACATTTTAGGAAGCCAAGGTGTTGTTTCTGAAATCTTAAATGAAAAAAGAGAATTAAATGTACGACAAATCAAAGCTCTTGCGGAAAAATTCAATGTTTCACCATCGGTATTCATTTGA